The segment AAGTAATCCAAGAAGTCCTTCGATGCTTGTATTTCTTCTTTTGACCCTTTTGGATTTACGCCCCAATACATTGGTACGCCGACAGGAATTGTTCCTTCTGTTACACCATCAATAGGGATAGGCAATAATCCGATATTTTCTTTTGCTAAATCAGGATTGATACCTTCGATTGTAGGATATACCCAGTTTCCTTGTTGAGTCATAGCTACTTTGCCATTTGAGAATAATTGTTCGATTTGTTGTGAATAGTCTAAGCTGTTTGTTGGTTGTACTGAATATTTATTACTGATATCGATGTATTTTTTGAATTGATCGCCATATTTGAATTCAACAGTTTTGGATTCATACGCTTTCATTACATCGTTATCAAATTCAGCATTCAAGAAAGCATTAGAAGCGTGCAGCCCTGTGATCCATTGCTCTTTCGCCGCTAAAGCAAAAGGTGCGTCGATCCCTAATTCTGATTTTTTCTCTTCCAATGTTTTAGCAGCAGATTCTAAATCGTCTAATGAATTGATGCTGGAAGCATCGATCCCTGCTTTTTCAAAAATTTCTTTATTATATAATACGCCGTAACCTTCGATGTTATATGGAAGTCCAAGAACTTTTCCATCTTTTGTAGCGCCAGTCAACGTACCGTCTAAGGCTTGTTTCGCAGCTTCGGTATCACTTAAATCAGTCAAACTGTCGATCCACATATTAACATCTTCTGGTCCACCGATATTGAAGATATTCGGTTCGTTCCCTGAAGAAAATTTAGATTTTAACGCAGCACCATAATCACTACCGCCGCCTACAGTCTCAATATTGATTTTAACATCTGGATTTTTTTCTTCGTATTTTTTTGCTAATTCTTCAAACTGATCTTTAAATTCAACTTTAAATTGAAAAATATCGATCTCTGTTTTGTCGCTGTCAGCGTTGGTATTTCCGCCCGCATTATCTGAGGCGTTTCCACATGCTGATAACGCAACACCCATTGCAGCTGTAAATGTCAACAATCCAAGTTTTTTCCAAGTATTTTTCTTCATTTCCGTTCCTCCTCATCTTCGTTACCACCATTATGCAACCGATTACATTGAGTGTCAACCCTATTTTTGATTTTATTCAATATATTATTATTAATTATATTAACAAAAGGAATTTATAGCTGTTTAAATAGGTTTTTAGATTGAATAAAAGTTTCATCTTTAACGCAACCGGTTTCGTTATATTTATGATAATTCAAAAATTTAAAGTTTTCAAGTTATAAGAATCACCATAAAAAAACATTTTTTAAATTTGGCTTGTTCAACAAAAAACTTCACCATCAGAGATTAGACAGCTATCTCGTCAGGGTGAAGTTTCGATTTTAATAATTTTATTTAATAGGTGCTTAACAACAGGATTTAGAACATATCTGTGTTCATCGATTATCAAAAGAATCATTGCTTTGTTCATTTTCATCAAAAATCGTTAGATCAAATCCCTAGAAAACTAAAGACTGTTACTTTGTTAAAAAGATTCCTCTTTACCAATCTGAAGCCGGAAGCTACCCGCAATATTCAGCAATAGGTGTGTAATGAAGGATATTGATCTTGCGATAAAAGTCCGCCGGCAGTTGTTGCCAAGCAAGTAAAAGTTTTTGCATTAGACGGCTTTCTGCTTTGATCAAGTACTCACTGAGAATCAGCCCGCAAGATTTGCCTGGGCGTTTTTTTACTAAGCGGTCATATTCATCAAATGCGCTTTTCTGGTTTTCTGCTACAAAAAGTTTCCGAACTTCAATATAGCTTCCTTCGATTTTTTCCGTTTCTTCAATAAAATAGATAGATTTGATTTGTTTTTCCATACTAAAACCTTCTTTCGTTGCTTTACAAAACAAGCATAAAAAAGATTTATTAACTGAAAGTTAAAAACGTATTTTTTCAAAAAAACTTCTTTGAAATTTTAAATTCTTCAGTTGCTAGCTCAAAAAGCCCATCAGCTTTTCCCAGAGAAAAAGTTGATGGGCTTTTGCTTATTGACTACTTTATCTAATAACGACTGTTTCCAGATCGACTAATTTTGCCCAAGTCAAAATCTGATCAGTGGTCAAATTCAATGATGCGACTGTATGATGGCCGCCGCCAGCTTCGATCCACGCATGGATGCCGTCATGGAAGTTTGGTTTTACTTCCCATAATACGCGGGCAACCGGTAATTTTGGCGCTTCTTCTGTTGGCTCGAAGGCAGTGATTTCATTGATCAACAGTTTATAATGAGTGCCAAAGTCAGCCATTGATACGACAACACCGTCACTGGCTTTTCCGTCGAATACTAAACGAGCAGGATCTTCCCGGTCTCCCATTGAAAGTGGCGATACAACAATTTTTGGTTTATTAGCGGCCCATGTTGGATCGACTTCCATCATGTGTGATTCCAAGATTGCTTCTTTTCCTGGTGCCAATTCATATGTGTAATCTTCCATAAATCCAGTGCTTTCGTTGTGAGCCATGATTTTCATCATGCGATCAATAGCCGCAGTTTTCCAATCTCCTTCGCCAGCAAAGCCATAGCCTTCCGCATTTAAACGTTGAACAGCTAGTCCTGGCAATTGCTGCATGCCGTACAGGTCTTCGAAGTTTGTCGTAAATGCGTTGTAGCCGCCTTGTTCTAAGAAGCGGCGCAAGCCGATCTCTTGACGGGCTTGGACTTTGACATGAGCATCCCATGTTTCTTGATCATAGTCGCCGTAATCAAAATCGTAAAGTTCTTTATACTCTTCAAATAATGCATCGACTTCTTCGTCTGTCACTTCATCGATCACTTGAACTAAATCACCGATTCCAAAGTAATCAACGACCCAACCAAATTGGATTTGTGCTTCTACTTTATCTCCTTCAGTAACTCCAACATTACGCATATTGTCGCCAAAACGAGCTACTTTGATATTAAAGCTTTCATTGTAAGCAACCGCTACGTCCATCCATTCTGCGATTTGTTGTTGCACATTTTCCGATTGCCAGAATCCGACAACGATTTTGTTTTGCTTTTTCAAGCGGGCGTTGATAAAACCATATTCCCGATCTCCGTGAGCAGATTGGTTTAGGTTCATGAAATCCATATCGATGGTTTTCCATGGAATACTTTCATTGAATTGTGTCGCTAAATGTAGTAATGGTTTTTGTAATAATTTTGTTCCGCGAATCCACATTTTTGCTGGAGAGAAGGTGTGCATCCACGTGATAACTCCGGCAACTTCATCGCGATAATTGACTTCTTTCATGATCGAAGTGATCGTGTCAGCTGTTACAGCCAATTCTTTTAAAACGACTGGGTAAGGTAATTTATCGCTATCATTCAACCCTTTTACCAACTCTTCCGCATCTTTGCGTACTGATTGCAGTGCTTCTTCACCATATAAATGCTGTGACCCCACAACAAACCAAAATTCTTTTTTACCGATTTCTAACATTGTTTTCGCTCCTTCATATTAGTTTTGACCATAATAGGCATTTTTTCCATGTTTTCGTAAGTAATGTTTATCTAAGATCCGTTGCGGCAATTCCTCCGCAAAATTATTCAATTGACGGGTGAATAGATTCATTTTACAAACTTCATCTAATACCACCGCATTCATCACTGCACTCTTAGCATCTTTGCCCCAAGTAAAGGGGCCGTGACCATGAAGCAAGACACCTGGCACTTCCATCGGTTTGATCCCTCGTTCTTTGAACGTTTCAATGATGACATTGCCGGTTTCATGCTCGTAACCGTCATCGATCTCTTTTTGTGTCAAAAAGCGTGCACATGGAACCGAGCCATAAAATGTATCCGCATGGGTAGTTCCCATCGCTGGTACATCCAAACCAGCTTGCGCCCAGATCGTTGCCCAAGTAGAATGTGTGTGGACGATCCCGCCGATTTCCGGAAAAGCTTTGTACAATACCGCATGGGTAGGTGTATCTGAAGAAGGACGCAAATCGCCTTCGATGACATTGTTTTCTAAGTCAACGACCACCATATCGGAGGCTTTCATCTCTTCATAACCGACACCGCTTGGTTTGATGACAAAATAGCCGGTCTCTCGATCGAACGCGCTGACATTTCCCCATGTATATTTGATCAGTCCGTGTTTCGGCAGTTCCAAATTCGCTTGAAACACTTCTTCTTTCAGCTGTTCTAACATTTACGTATTCCTCCATTATTAAATCAATTTATCGACAGCGCTTTTCTCAATAGCGATCCCTTCGCGATACCGTTCAACGAAGATTTCGTATCCTTTCAGATCTTCTTCTGTCGGTTCAATCGTTACTCCTTGATCTTCACCGAATACTTGATAATCCAAGAAAGAACCCAAGTCCATGCCGTCTTTGTTGCTCATATAGCTTGCCAACAAAGCGATCCCCCATGCGCCGCCTTCTCCAGCAGTCTTCATGACCGTGACCGGCGCTTCCATTGCCGCCGCTAAGATCCGCTGCCCAACTTCCGGAGTTTTGAAAATACCGCCGTGACCGATCAATCGATCGATTTGGATATCTTCTGCTTTTAAAATCTCCATACCGATCCGCATTGCACCGAATGCACTGGCTAAATGAACCCGCATAAAGTTCGCCAGATTGAAATTGCTGTCTGGTTTACGTACAAACAGCGGTCTGCCTTCGCTTACACCAGTAATATTTTCACCGGAAAAATAGCCGTAAGATAATAATCCGCCGCAATCACTGTCGCCTTTTAGTGCTTCTTGGAACAATACCGAAAACAGTTTTTCTCGACTGACATCTAAACCCAGTGCTTGGGTAAACTCTTCAAAGATTTTGACCCAAGCATTGATATCTGAAGAACAATTATTTGTATGGACCATTCCGACCAGATCACCGGACGGCGTTGTGACCATGTCGATTTCTGGATACACTTTTTGCAATTCTTTTTCTAAAACGATCATCGCAAACGCAGAAGTTCCTGCTGAAATATTTCCAGTACGTTTAGCGACACTGTTAGTGGCCACCATCCCTGTACCGGCGTCTCCTTCCGGCGGACAAAGCGGGATACCCGGCTGCAGCGTACCAGTCGGATCGATCAGATACGCACCGTCTTGCGTCAGCGTTCCTCCTTGATCTCCTGCGAGTAAAACTGTTGGCAATATCGTGTTCAGATCCAGTTCAACACTTTCTTTTTCCAATAATTTTTGAAAAATAGCGACCATTTCCTGATTATAATTTTTTGTTTCGATATCGATAGGGAACATACCTGATGCATCGCCGATCCCTAAAACTTTTTCTCCTGTCAGCTGCCAGTGGACATATCCGGCCAATGTAGTCAGGAAATTGACATCGCTTACATGTTGCTCCTTGTTTAAAACAGCTTGATAAAGATGCGCAATACTCCAACGCTGAGGGATATTATACTGAAATACTTCCGTTAATTTCTTCTCCGCTTCTTCAGTGATAGAATTGCGCCAAGTTCTAAAAGGAACTAACAAACGATCTTCTTTATCAAAAGCCATATATCCATGCATCATGGCACTAAAGCCAATCGATCCGATCTTTGTTAATGTTTCGCCATATTCTTCGAAAACTTCCGCTGCCATTTTTCGATAACTTACTCTCAAGCCCTTCCAGACGTCATCCAAAGAATAGGTCCAAATACCGTTTTCTAATTGATTTTCCCATTCGTAACTGCCTGATGCGATCGGCGTAAAGTTCGAACCAATCAGTACTGCTTTGATACGCGTTGAACCGAATTCGATTCCTAACGATGTTCGTCCATCCATGATGTCGAGTTTTGTTTGGGCTTTCATTTCATTCGTTGTAATAATGATCCCCTCCTTGTGATCTAACTGATACTCATATTGTACTTTTTGTGTACGTACATGTCAATATAATTTTAAGGTTTTGTACGTACATATAAACGAACAATCATTTGCTGAATAGCTTTCTTGTATATAAAAGATCTCCTCTCAATACAAAAAACACCGAGGCCGGACATTTCTGTCCAGCCTCAGTGTCGTAACACATCTCCTACAAAGCGGGATTACCGCTCTTGAGCACTCTGAGATGAGTTTTGATAGTTGTATCCTCCCTGTTTCAAAAACAAACCTCTGTTCTTTATTTTTACAGGAAGATATCTTTTGTAATTGATCATTCTACCATCAAGATGAAAGAAAATTTTTAGAATGGGCCGCTTCAGTTTTTATCAGAAGTTTTTTTGTTTTTCTTCCGTAAGGTAAAGAAACCGAAGACACTTGTCAATAATGCGACGATACCTGCTGTTACAAGATTATTCTCGATTGCGTCGCTCAATTTAGGTAATTTTTTACCGCCTGTATCGCTTGTAACAGCGATATTCGTGTTATTACCATTAGATGGGACTTGAGCTTTTGGCGCAGTTGTCTTTCCAGAATGATTACCGGAACCATTGTTTACATCACTGGAAACCCCTGTTCCAACATCAGATGAGTCAGTAGATGAATCACCTGTGTTGCCAGCTTCATTGTCTCCTTCAGCCCCTGCTTTAGGAGTTTTGTTTTCTGGATCAGTCGTTGGCGTCGTGCCAACTTTACCTTCTGCATCTTCATCTGTTGACGAAGGTGTAGTTACTGGCTCGTCTTCTGATGAAGCGGTATTAGATGGTTCTGTTGGTTCTGTTGGTTCTGCGGACTCTGATGGCTCCGTTGGTTCTGTTGAGTCTGATGGTTCCGTTGGTTCTGTTGGTTTTTCCACCAGCGATGCCAAGGCTTGTTCAAGTGCTGTTTTGGCATTCGTAAGTTCTTCCGCCGTACTTGCAGGATCAGCAAGAAGTGCTTTGGCGGTTGCAAGTGCCCGAGACA is part of the Enterococcus mediterraneensis genome and harbors:
- a CDS encoding ABC transporter substrate-binding protein, with translation MKKNTWKKLGLLTFTAAMGVALSACGNASDNAGGNTNADSDKTEIDIFQFKVEFKDQFEELAKKYEEKNPDVKINIETVGGGSDYGAALKSKFSSGNEPNIFNIGGPEDVNMWIDSLTDLSDTEAAKQALDGTLTGATKDGKVLGLPYNIEGYGVLYNKEIFEKAGIDASSINSLDDLESAAKTLEEKKSELGIDAPFALAAKEQWITGLHASNAFLNAEFDNDVMKAYESKTVEFKYGDQFKKYIDISNKYSVQPTNSLDYSQQIEQLFSNGKVAMTQQGNWVYPTIEGINPDLAKENIGLLPIPIDGVTEGTIPVGVPMYWGVNPKGSKEEIQASKDFLDYLYTSDEGKDIILEDFKFVPAYKGYDTDKISDPLSKDVYTYYTDNKTTGWVFMGYPAGWGEQTVGAQIQKYVAGEASWDEVVKTAQDKWAEERK
- the araA gene encoding L-arabinose isomerase, which gives rise to MLEIGKKEFWFVVGSQHLYGEEALQSVRKDAEELVKGLNDSDKLPYPVVLKELAVTADTITSIMKEVNYRDEVAGVITWMHTFSPAKMWIRGTKLLQKPLLHLATQFNESIPWKTIDMDFMNLNQSAHGDREYGFINARLKKQNKIVVGFWQSENVQQQIAEWMDVAVAYNESFNIKVARFGDNMRNVGVTEGDKVEAQIQFGWVVDYFGIGDLVQVIDEVTDEEVDALFEEYKELYDFDYGDYDQETWDAHVKVQARQEIGLRRFLEQGGYNAFTTNFEDLYGMQQLPGLAVQRLNAEGYGFAGEGDWKTAAIDRMMKIMAHNESTGFMEDYTYELAPGKEAILESHMMEVDPTWAANKPKIVVSPLSMGDREDPARLVFDGKASDGVVVSMADFGTHYKLLINEITAFEPTEEAPKLPVARVLWEVKPNFHDGIHAWIEAGGGHHTVASLNLTTDQILTWAKLVDLETVVIR
- a CDS encoding L-ribulose-5-phosphate 4-epimerase, with product MLEQLKEEVFQANLELPKHGLIKYTWGNVSAFDRETGYFVIKPSGVGYEEMKASDMVVVDLENNVIEGDLRPSSDTPTHAVLYKAFPEIGGIVHTHSTWATIWAQAGLDVPAMGTTHADTFYGSVPCARFLTQKEIDDGYEHETGNVIIETFKERGIKPMEVPGVLLHGHGPFTWGKDAKSAVMNAVVLDEVCKMNLFTRQLNNFAEELPQRILDKHYLRKHGKNAYYGQN
- a CDS encoding xylulokinase, which codes for MKAQTKLDIMDGRTSLGIEFGSTRIKAVLIGSNFTPIASGSYEWENQLENGIWTYSLDDVWKGLRVSYRKMAAEVFEEYGETLTKIGSIGFSAMMHGYMAFDKEDRLLVPFRTWRNSITEEAEKKLTEVFQYNIPQRWSIAHLYQAVLNKEQHVSDVNFLTTLAGYVHWQLTGEKVLGIGDASGMFPIDIETKNYNQEMVAIFQKLLEKESVELDLNTILPTVLLAGDQGGTLTQDGAYLIDPTGTLQPGIPLCPPEGDAGTGMVATNSVAKRTGNISAGTSAFAMIVLEKELQKVYPEIDMVTTPSGDLVGMVHTNNCSSDINAWVKIFEEFTQALGLDVSREKLFSVLFQEALKGDSDCGGLLSYGYFSGENITGVSEGRPLFVRKPDSNFNLANFMRVHLASAFGAMRIGMEILKAEDIQIDRLIGHGGIFKTPEVGQRILAAAMEAPVTVMKTAGEGGAWGIALLASYMSNKDGMDLGSFLDYQVFGEDQGVTIEPTEEDLKGYEIFVERYREGIAIEKSAVDKLI